DNA from Danio aesculapii chromosome 10, fDanAes4.1, whole genome shotgun sequence:
TTGCACAATCACCACTGTTAATTGTGTCCTGTGTGGCATCCTATTgctgtataaatgtaatattttaagggTTTATGATCATAGGACAATTACTATATTTCTTCTCTTATTAGCCATCATAATCTTTGCTTTGAAACTGCACAACAATTAGGGCTGGGTATTGTTAACTACCTCACAATGCACATTTCACGATTCAACAAGTCGTAATGCATCACAATGCCCTAATAAGATCAAGACTGACTTTGCACCACACAAATAAGAGAGAGCTACTCTGTCAAGAAATGTGAATCTGCTGGGTTTTTTTTCCCTAGTGTTGGGTTTATTACTGTGCAGACACATTAAATTGGAGCAGAAATAATGACATTAGCTTGATTTAGATAGTATcactttaattaatatattttttacgtTCAGGAAAAGACACTTGTTTAActgttcttttgttttttctgtttcagGCTTTGCCATGAGGCACCGTTGGTTCATGGTGCCACTGCTAATGCAGGCATGGCTATCTGCCACCCCTTGCTTTGGTGAGCGTCCCTGCCCTCGGAGCTGCCGATGTGATGGCAAGATTGTATACTGTGAGTCTAGTGCATTCCGTGATGTTCCCAAGAACCTCTCTGGCGGCTGTCAAGGACTGTCTCTGCGGTATAACAGCTTGGCAAGCCTAAAGGCTGGCCAATTTGTTGGCCTCAACCAGCTCATTTGGCTGTACCTGGACCACAATTATATTGCCAATGTAGATGCACGTGCTTTTCAAGGGATACGGAGGCTCAAAGAGCTAATACTAAGCTCCAATAAAATCACACTGCTTCATAACACCACATTTCACCTGGTACCAAATTTGAGGAATCTGGACCTATCTTATAACAAGCTACAGGCTCTACAGCCCGGGCAATTCCAAGGACTGCGCAAGTTACTCAGCTTGCACATGCGCTCCAACTCCCTCAAGAATCTACCCTCTCGCCTTTTTCAGGATTGCCGAAATCTTGAGTTCCTTGACCTTGGCTACAACCGCCTGCGCAGCATTACTCGTAATTCAATGTCTGGCCTGCTGAAGCTAACTGAGCTGCATATTGAGCATAACCAATTCTCCAAAATCAACTTTTTCAACTTCCCACGCTTCTATAACTTACGTGCACTTTACCTACAGTGGAACCGCATTAGGACCATGAGTGAAGGTCTTACATGGATGTGGACATCATTGCAGAAGCTGGACCTTTCAGGAAATGATCTGCAGGAGATAGATGCGGAAGTGTACCGGGCCATGCCGAATTTGCAGACGCTTAATCTGGATTCAAACAAACTTGTCAATGTGTCTCAAGAGGCTGTGGATGCTTGGACCTCTCTGACCGCAATTAGCCTAGCAGGAAACATGTGGGATTGTGGTCCAGTTGTGTGTCCGCTAGTGGCCTGGATGAGAACCTTCCGTGGAAACAAAGAAATTAATATGATTTGTGCATCACCCAAAGAAGTTCAAGGGGAGAAGGTTATGGATGCAGTTGATGCGAATGGAGTGTGCAGGATTGCCCCTGCTACGCCATCAACCATATTTGTTCCCTCTACACCTTTTGTCGCCTTTGCTCAGACCCCAGCCAGCTCTTTAGTCCCAACTCTCAAATCTGGAGACAGTAGAAGGGGCCACGGGACATCTTTTGAAGGTAGCACTTCTTCAGTTCCCTCTCAGCCTGCTGTCCCTCCACAAGAGCAAGACTTCGAACCGGTATCATTCCACAAGATAGTGGCAGGAAGTGTTGCCCTTTTCCTGTCAGTTGCCATGATCCTCCTTGTAATTTATGTCTCATGGAAGCGTTATCCAAGCAGTGTTAAGCAGCTGCAGGAAAACTCTGCTGCTGCTCGTAAACGTCGGAAAAAGTCACGGGAGACAGAGCGCACACTCAGCACACCATTGCAGGAGTACTATGTGGACTACAAGCCTAATAACACAGAGGGCACAGATGTGCTGGTCAATGGTACTGGACCATGCACCTACACAATCTCTGGCTCCAGGGAATGTGAGGTAAGACTCAACTCCTCAACTTACAATCCATTGGGTTTGGTGAGTTAACTGCTTTAAATCCATCTGTTCTTTTGCTGTTTTGATGCCATTTTAGGAGATTGTTTTTGTAGTACAAAAGTGTATGTGTGGGAGGGATATGCTTTTTGGCAGGAATATATTTTAGAAGGGACACTGACTGTTTTGGCACAGTAAGCAAGTTGTTTAACCTCAAACAGGGTGTTAATTTACAATTACATATTGATTTTTAGTACATATTTAATGATTTCTGTTGATTCACTTTTATCAGGGGCCATTGTATTTTGGGCTGTGATATGGCAATGCAGTTTTACATTGATAAGTCTGCATTACCTTCTTCTAGTATGAGATATCTACTTGAGGACGATAGGATGGTTTTAATGTTGCTTTGTCAGGCAGGCAGTTTGGCTTTTATTTTAACCCAAGAGAGATCTTTGATTCTTTAATAAAACCAGTTTCAATAATCAGTTGCCTCAAAAAGCTGCTgtgtcaaaattatttatttgtcctCATTAAAATATGTGCGTTTAGCAGCTCCCAAGAACAAAATGGATTGGTTTCGTCTGTGCAGGAACTTCAAACACATCCTGTTAATGAAAAATCCTTCTAACCATCCTTCTAATCCTGGCTCCGATGCACTCATTGGATATTTCAACACTGTTTGATCCATTCTTAGTTATTACGAAGGAGTGCAACAATAAGTCTCGCTATTTTTTTCTTCGTTTCCTCGTAATCTTCTTGGCACTATAAGAAAGTCCTTAATGACACCCCACTTTCTTCCAAGAGCTCTTTTTGACTTTTTCTATGTGCACCTCTTCATATCTATTTATTAGCTTCTTATCTTTGCTTTACACTCATCTTTCCTTCTTGAATCATCTTTCCCCCATTTTAGGTTATCCTTTTCTATGCTTAAACACAACCAGCAGTTCCAATTTACGAAATACTAATTTTCTCAGTGTGTCACTCAGCAATCCGCTCAAATGCATGTCTTGACAGCTGGGGTCAATTGGCGCTTTTTGAAGAGCtggttttgtgtatgtttgtatacTTGGCTGTATTTGCATATGTTCATGTTTTTCCCAAGGGGCAGCTGCTGCCTTTAGTTCTTCGGGCTAGGAAACCTGTCAGTAGTGCAGTAAGGTGTCATTAGAGGCAGACAGTGCCTCTGGCAGAGCCATGATAGGGCTTATGTGCTGGTGGCAAGGaagacagccctgagtgaaacAAGAAAGGCAGGTAGACATGCTAGCAGGCCGATTGGCATGATGCTAGACAGGTAAACAGGTATACAGAATCAAGCCACAGGAAGAGAAGACTACAAAGTTGGGCGAGAGCACAAAGGCATACAGAATGACATCCTGACAGCAACGTTGACCTCTCCACACGGACCTCTGTCTGTTCTCTGATCTGCTGCCTCAAGAGTGCTTTTTTGAGAGATCAGAAGTGCACATCAGAGTCCATCAGATTGGCATGTTTTTCTCTAGTGACTTCCTCAATTCAAGGAACAAACTTTTTTGCAAATCTCTAAGTCTCTTAGGCAACATGTGTCCCCTTTAAGCCATTGAAATGATAGGTCTTTCCAACACGCACAACAACACACAATTGAAAAAAGCAGTTTGTCTCTTTGTTTTGCTTGACAAAGGATTCAGAGTTtacttttttcaattaaattaaattcatctttatttctattgtgcttttacaatgtagactgtgtcaaagcagcttaacataggacAGTGGGGGGACAAACATTTTAGACCCGAGGGCCACATCAAGTTTTGCAAACCAAGTGAAGGGCCACAtgtcaaatccttcaaaaaataacttttatttatagtgGCAGTATGCATAGAACATGTAATATCGAACAGAAACAtgtcaaataaacacaaaacagattttttttaaatagttattattgagtcaaatttacaagtcaaaggaatttgcactgctatttatattAATCATCAcgtatcaatcatcataaaacaataaaataatctcttataaaatataataataataattataataatgtaatatttttaaggtggagaatagaaaagatattgtctgataaaaaaaatctcattttagcacataaaaaataattctaaaagtttactattcagtcaaatttacaataatcaaatttgcactgcttttagaatatacagatcaatcatcataaaacttgataaaaccataaatctttaataaaagaactttttaaagtggatgtatgcatggaaaatatattttatgacaaaaattaacacatttaactagcaattattatataatttgagtcaaattcacaacaatctcatttgagcttgtattaatatgctcatatcaaccattataaaactatgagataaaacCGAAGAATCTTAGTCTTTGTTATTGCAAGTCATGTTATTATGAGTGTTAATGTGAACACTGAGCCTGAAAACAaaagttatattaatatcaacagcaacactcatgcaaaatacccagctgattcagtcgttgcctaacGACATTAAAAAAAGCGCACTGTGCTCCtctttttcttgtcaacaaaaaggcagtgcagtgcacctcgcgtttttggaacgtaaatgcGCTTTCGGTGTGATCGGTGCCTTAGGTTGTAGtctataaaaacagtaatacttTCTTGGCATATTAGACCTACCGCTTTCTGTCCAATATTGGTAAAGAAGTCTTTTGTTGTCCATTCTTCCTTAAGCACACGACATTCAGAGTAATTCTTTTTTTTGCTTGactcatttaaatttttaatatccGAGAGTGTGTTCTAATTCTACTGGTTGCACTAACTGTAATCCgtgcaatactgccatcaaatggcgttcacttgtattgcatcatATTTTCCTGATTTTGAAACCAAACCGTTACTCAGAAGCGGCATTTTAAAAAGTCCCTCACGGGCCAGATGAAAGGCTTATATGGCTTGCGGGCCGTAGTTTGCTCACCTCTTACATAGGAGATTATGGTAAATTgaagtgtcagtccagttttcagagttgaagttcagtttagttcagttcggtgtggtttaattttcactgctgaaagtccaaacactaaagagcaaatccatcaatgcgccgctccacaagtcccaaaccatgcaaaccACTGATGTGAGCTTGGCCCTATTAGCTCTTGCTGGCAGATGCAAACAATAGTATCTGGacgcagcctttatgatgcaagctgagactgcatctcCCAGTggtgcaatgtcagacacaatgcacccaGTGGAATTAGTGACATCActatgaggggtagggttaggtttTAAAATTATGTGTTTAAAATGAGTGGTTGCCttaatggagttaacttgttGACAATGTTTCGGCAGCTGAACCACACCTCACATTATCTCCTcacttaaccaatcacctactccctaaaaacgaatttaaggcagaccagccctctagcactgttcttctcatTTTCTCGAACCCACCCTCCTTCCCTCTATTTCCTTGCTTCCTATTAACAATCCTGTAACTTTATCTTCCCTCCTAGGTTGAGTCGGGGCgtccaatcactctaccaaaatattacagagacggtacccccactctgagtTTCTAGGCATCATTGTAGGATgcccgatcaacctacctacagtatctgttcactgtttatcctcttactttCCATTTATCCCACTCTTCTCTTACCATCCCTTTCATCCCTACAATGAAGTCTAGCGCAAAGTGTGGCGTGGTCCATCCTGGTGAACTAAAAGTTGAGTCAAACTAACCATACAAGTCAGTTGAACTTTtattacattaaactgactaaaaacagATGTTGTGAAGTTGAAACATACTTAACCTATTCCAAAGAGTTAAATAAACACACCAATTGATTGATAAAATCATTTACACAGTGtagtgattattattttttgtttcattataGTAGATCTTTAGCCAGTTCTCAGATTTAAAGGCATAATGTGACCTTATTTTCCCTGGCTGCTGTCTGGGGTTTCATTTTAACATAAATGGTAATACAGATTGAGCTTTCTAAAGATATTAAAGACCTCCCGCCTAAAGTTCAGAGTGGACGCTTCAAGTCCTTAATCATCAAAAGGCCTCATGTCATGCACTTACTTGACCTTTTTCCATAATTTTATCCATTAATAGTCTATAATTCCATTCTATTTCTAAATTGTTTGTCTCTTTTTTCCCCTGCCGTCCTCTATACCACAGCATTGCTGCATCAACACTAATGTGGTTTGGCTTCCCTCCCGTGCAGCAAAGCGCACGTCACCCATGATTGATGAGTTCTATTCTCTCTCCTGTGATTTGGTATTCCACGCGCGCACCTGATTTACGGGCTTTTCACATCAAGCCAAAAGACTAGATTCAAACACACAGTTCAGATTGCTCCTGTCTTGAAAACCAGTGTTCTCCTCATGCCTTACATCGTTCTGTTGCCTATCACAAATGGCATAAAGGTGTGGAAGGGACTACTAAAAGGGATTGTCGGCTGACCTCACCTTGAGAGTGGTTTTCCGTTAAACTGACGTACGATTTCGACAGCTTTCATCATAAAATATAATGGCAAGGTTTAATGTCTTCTTCGATTGATTTTGATCAGCCAAGGGTCTTTATCATCAGAAATCATAAAGGCTCAACTGCGGATGAAGTGCCCCTTCAATCCAATTATTTTGCTGATCTGCCTTGTTTTACTGAATAGCCATGGTAATATGGCAGACTACAATTCAGTGCGTGAGACGAACAACCGTATAAGTCCAAAAAATGAGATAACTAAGTGACATTAATTGTATGTGGGAACTTTCTATATGAAACAGTTTGGGGATATTAGACCAAGAgactgcattttaaacattaaaatagcttAACGCTGAAAAACCATTTATGTCCATTAGGAAGAATAGAGATGCCGCCTCCTGTCATGTCTGCTTCGGACATTAAAATGCTAATTCTCTGCTAAAACAAGTAGAGCCAACATGAACAAATGGAAGGACAGACTAAGAAAGGCTTTGTGGGGTTGCTGGGAAAGCATATTTGAATCAAAAAAGGTGAACAaaaaccaggaaaaaaaaatcaactgaaaGTGGTGAGTAGAAGAAATGTATGCGATGTGATCGCAGTCTCTTTCTCTGAACCCGCTGTGAAGCGCTGAATGCCACAAAAACAgttaacctatcaaaataaaccacataccatATATAATATAGCTGTATCAATGCATATTTCTAACCAGTCCTGTGTAAATTACCACAAGcagagtttattttttgtttttatatttatttatatcctgAGATGGCAGATCGTGTGAACAGTTTGAAATAGCATGTACACAGGTGTACTGCACCAGCGccagtattttatgtttttaaataataataataataataataattataatcataataaaaaacctgaaagaaaggcttaatattaacctgaagtttctgttactgtattaaaactaagataaaggaatcagatctttagtggtttaaagtAATATAATGAATTGGAGTTATGTTGTTTTTCAACACTGACTGGACATACATTTTACCTttcttccacatttgagaaatataaatcacaataacttttgatttttaataatgacactgaaaaatgttatctCCTTAGACTTGAAAAGCCTTTTGTTGTCTatcttcaattaaaataaaattatataatgttCACAATCCAAACTGAAACTAATTTTATCACTCAATTTGAAAGTATGGACTGATATGGTTCTTCATCTCAAGGCCTCAATTGTGCAGCTGTTTTCCTTGCAATTGTGATTTATTAATGTTGATTAATAagatgttatgttttgttaacataAATGTAACATGCTTTTACCTCATTACATGAAACATAAAATACTCACTTTAGTGCAGAAATGAGGGTGTCACATGGCCAGACCCATTGGGGCTATCGTGTGTTTATACGTAAGCATGGAGGCGTTGAAATCATTAAGTGTGCTTTTGAAGGCATCTCattcaatattaatttttttttagttgtgaGCAATTAGGGCAGTACCATCACATTTTGTCGTATTGTACATTATGTtgctgtcacatttgcattaaaagcTTAACCTGTCAGCCCGTGATGCGTTTCACGGATTTAAAATTGCTCTAATTGCTtttgtggggggaaaaaaaaaagaagacaaactTTGGTTTAACCGTGGAAGGCCTACAACAGGGGCATTAATCATCATTAGACTCAACAAATTTTAGTTAACAAATTGGTGTTGAACAGTACCTTTGACCCTTGCAAATAATGAAAATGGACTAATCCCAGTAACAGACAAAGTGCTTGCTGCAGATTAACGTTTAGGCCAGAAATGTGGTTAACAGTTTGGGATGGGCTCATGAAATAAAAACTAGGCTAAACTAGCGAGGGAAAGGTCAAGTAAAAACAATGCACACACAATTAAATTCCTTGtgcagattttcttttctttttttttttttttttgagtttccaAAAGAAATTACAAATATAACTTGCATAAAGTTTCATACAGAAAGAGACTTACAGATCTTGCATATGCTTTGTGTTTTCTtccatttaacaacaacaacaactataaacagTAAAAAATGGGGAGTTACAAATCCTTTAGAAGATTGcctttaaagcaaaaaataaataaataaatatatgtatatatatataaaatccattTACTCCAAATTAGAAACAAGTATTCAGTCTGTGTTCTTAATGAAAAAGATAATTTTTCCCTGACAAACAGAATGTAGTGTGCATTATATCAATCTATTCTTCAACTGTAGGTGActctatttttaataattttttgtaatattttttttactagctgccagaagaataaataacagtttcttgactttatcaatccatccatctaaactTCTATTACCTAAACATAAAGATTCACAAGTGAAAGCACTCTCTACTACAAAAATGGtgtctaaatgtattttaatctcCTTTCAATATGGGGTTAATTTCTGACAATCGCAAAAAAAACATGATAGTGATTAGTTATATTTCCCCCAAACATTCTGCAGCAGCTAGTACCCTTTCCTCTGTGTATTTTCTGTGATGGTGTGATAAACCTTTTTCCAACAGAATTCTGTCCACAAAGCTGAGCTGGTACATTTCCACTGAGTTTTACAAATATTCCCCCAATCCTCATCTGAGATATTCAGATTTCCTTCCATTTTCTATTTGTCTCTAACATATAGTGTATTGTCTGGTACAGATTCGCAAACTTCCTTATCACATTTTGAAATGATCTTATTACAGGATTGGGCCTTGCCCACTAcagattttattttctttaatgaaaaaaaagaaaatgtagaaTAAAAATGATGCATTATTAGCATCAGTTCAGAAAAGAAATAATTGGGCAAGGTTTGTCAGTGGGAAAGGTGCATAATTCTGTTTTATACATGAGCTTATCAtgttttatatttgaaaatatagaACAATATATAATTCTCCCAAGgctgcacagtgggtagcacgttccccacgcagcaagaaggtcgctggttcgagcctcggctgggtcagttggcgtttctgtgtggagtttgcatgttcttcccatgttggcgtgggtttcttccgggtgctctggtttccccaacaagtccaaaggtgaattgggtaagctaaattttccgaaGTGTATGTTCaattaatttcaattcaattcatctttatttgtatagggcttttacattgtaaaatgtcaacgcagcttcacatagacgattatagtgaattgaaacagtgtagttcagttttcagagtttaagttcagttcaatgtgttttaatgttcattgctgacagtccaaacactgaagagtaatccattgatgcgcagctctacaagtcccgaactatgcaagcaagtggcaacagcggcgaggaaataaaacttcaccaatgggcaaaagtgaaggaaaaaaacctcggGAGAAACCTGGCtaagttgggcatgaccatttctcatatggcaaaacgtcttgtgcagagctgcggtctaCGCGCCAGTGGCTGGAGAACACAGGACGTCACCGAAAACTCGGcggtccctggagtctcacaggaatcagtctcaagcTCTCCACTCcacatgaccaccacagcagctgctacgGCCTGGGaatgtggaaaccttgggatcatctcttcacaggtcttggatcactttagtggcactgcataatctctgggggcctcgggatgagtatccccagatggaaatagagaataaagagaataattagcgtagctgctgttcatagggtatataaatgagatgaagAAACCTGCACGGAGCACattatgtgaatgtgtgtatggatgtttcccagttatgggttgcagctggaagggtaaaacatatccgctgcgtaaaacataggcaATAttcaagccaaaaagaaaaggaattaAAATAATTCTCCCAAATTTgtatgaaaatacatttttatagtattttcttGTGTCTGTGCATTGTCcctcattttttattcattcatttgatctaATCCCACTCTTAATCCTTGTCATGATACAATACctcttttctgtttttaataacacatgcatttttacattttttttcctcaaactttttaactcaaatttctaTTACAAATGCCCTCTTCTAATTTTAGTTGATGGCACATCCTGAAAGGTAATCAGGAGTATTAATTGCACATCTATCACATTTCACTTCGACTAGAGGACAGTTAAAAGGGATAGTTATGATTTTCTGGAAATGCACTCATCCTCAGGCCATCTaagatgtactgtatgtttgacACTTCTTTAATATAAGATTAggatttttgagctgaaactgtggttcttatggattcataaaatgcaagtcatttGCTAAACTGGAACTTTTCTGAGTCACAAACACGACTTATTGGCAAAACAAGACTGACAATGTATTAAGTTCTTATGAAGAGAACTAAAAGATTTGTGCAAGTTTGGGGCATAAACATTACGTCACACTGACTTTTGATACGCGGTAAACTTAAACTTCAGCAATTTCTTGCCAAACCACTTGCCCCTAATACATGGTCAAGAGTAAATTTtcttagtaaatatttttttagtaaattagTCTAACTATAAAAGACTAGAATATTCTCTAATGGTAAAAGAGGAAGCGAGAAAAGGGATGAGAAAGTCTTGAAGAACAGATCAATCTCACGGTGGCCCAA
Protein-coding regions in this window:
- the LOC130236743 gene encoding leucine-rich repeat transmembrane neuronal protein 4 is translated as MGFAMRHRWFMVPLLMQAWLSATPCFGERPCPRSCRCDGKIVYCESSAFRDVPKNLSGGCQGLSLRYNSLASLKAGQFVGLNQLIWLYLDHNYIANVDARAFQGIRRLKELILSSNKITLLHNTTFHLVPNLRNLDLSYNKLQALQPGQFQGLRKLLSLHMRSNSLKNLPSRLFQDCRNLEFLDLGYNRLRSITRNSMSGLLKLTELHIEHNQFSKINFFNFPRFYNLRALYLQWNRIRTMSEGLTWMWTSLQKLDLSGNDLQEIDAEVYRAMPNLQTLNLDSNKLVNVSQEAVDAWTSLTAISLAGNMWDCGPVVCPLVAWMRTFRGNKEINMICASPKEVQGEKVMDAVDANGVCRIAPATPSTIFVPSTPFVAFAQTPASSLVPTLKSGDSRRGHGTSFEGSTSSVPSQPAVPPQEQDFEPVSFHKIVAGSVALFLSVAMILLVIYVSWKRYPSSVKQLQENSAAARKRRKKSRETERTLSTPLQEYYVDYKPNNTEGTDVLVNGTGPCTYTISGSRECEVPHQMSTLTFYRYEQPIVDYCQAHQPLRLNMSYEGPPQSLEGLEELPSRERSTIQTVALPAVPTINTGTTGPRSPPSQRAPMEGPSIPYPTTERSINYPTTERSTSTLTFRR